The following are encoded together in the Diabrotica undecimpunctata isolate CICGRU chromosome 7, icDiaUnde3, whole genome shotgun sequence genome:
- the LOC140446446 gene encoding uncharacterized protein gives MGFFDDIRNDYGQSTVRILKDWTRITIKLAALHNQKTFLLKCRSNGCFPGHVTNGLVNVNSLLHHRTGNIHHDAWKLCDRFGRNIINLEIKIAFADINFFERKLHELRTKAYNILNFHTFNEFNRRQRIKYNTEFHKIKKIQINKFNKLKIEAFDKIKFQEKWFKNLTSIHFPFEIKKFLALGPKFSLCPSKSDIRVPNLLSDIESIIRPLNDSQKDVVRSKCTNVITNFLHKEVKDHFLNKYYMQTKLFLKNHPEIYIVKSDKGNVTVVMYKEDYLQKTGELLNDTKYYTTLRRSPVCTLQQKANCLVSKLNIKKFIDNKKAKELKIYNSIAPRPCF, from the exons atgggttttttcgatgaCATCCGAAACGATTATGGGCAATCTACAGTCAGAATTCTGAAGGATTGGACTAGAATTACCATCAAACTTGCTGCTTTACACAATCAGAAGACTTTTTTGTTGAAATGTAGATCTAATGGATGTTTCCCTGGACATGTTACAAATGGCCTAGTTAATGTAAATTCCCTTTTACATCATCGGACTGGGAATATTCACCATGATGCTTGGAAATTATGTGACAGGtttggaagaaatattattaatttagaaattaaaatcgcttttgctgatataaacttttttgaaagaaaattacatgagttacgtaccaaggcctacaatatcttaaatttccacacatttaatgaatttaatcgtagacaaagaattaaatacaacacagaatttcataaaatcaaaaaaatacaaattaataagttcaataaattaaaaatagaagcttttgataagataaaatttcaagaaaaatggtttaaaaatctaacatctattcattttccttttgaaattaaaaaatttttagcattaggacctaaattttctttatgtccttccaaatctgatattagagttcctaatttactttctgatattgaatcaataatcagaccacttaatgatagtcaaaaggatgttgttagatctaaatgtacaaacgttattacaaactttttgcataaagaagtcaaagatcattttttaaataaatactatatgcaaactaaactttttcttaaaaaccatcctgaaatttatattgttaaaagcgataaaggtaacgtaactgttgtaatgtacaaagaggattatctacaaaaaactggagaactcttaaatgatactaagtattacactacacttagaaggagtcctgtttgtactttgcaacaaaaagcaaattgtctagtatctaaattaaacataaagaaatttattgataataaaaaagcaaaagaactcaaaatttataattctattgctccacg TCCTTGTTTTTAA